The Pirellulales bacterium genomic interval TTTGATTGCCGCCCTTGGTCGCCATCTCTTCCGAGCGCAGGTGCGTCCAGGGAATCGCGAAATACTTGTCGCCCATTCCGGCTACGCCGCCGAATGAAAGAACGGCATAACGAATGTGCCCGTTCGTGGGATTGAAGACGATGTCTTCAATTTTTCCAAGCGACCTGCCTTGCGGATCCTCGACCTTCAGACCGATGGTCTCCGAAGCCCGCCAAGGCCGCATCGCCACGGCGGTGTGTTCAGCGGCAGTCGAGGACGGATTGGCGACGGCATGGGTCGCGGGCTGGGCCGTCGGGCTCGCTGCTGCATCATTCGCCGCGCGGGCCGTCGTGGCCAAACTAAACAGACCCACCGCAACGAGTGCGGCCGCAAACAATAATCGTGACATACTATTCCTCCCGGGCTTGAAGAAACATCTCTCGACTCGTGAGCCCGACACAGGCTCGAACAGCCGAGTCAATGGTCTGAGACTCCGAGAGTGCAAAAGCAAATCGAATGCCGCTGAATGCCGCGGCGACTCCGGTCTTTACGCACGCAAGTGAAGAAGCCGGGTAGAGCGCCCAGCCGCCATTCAATTCGTTTCGGAACGTGCGACAATGGAGATTATGAAGCCGGTCGCATTTTGCCGGTCGCAACGGCATGAATGTATTGCTGCTTGCCACTGTGGTTGTGCGCAAGTCAGGCGGCCTCTTGCTTGAGAACTCTGCAAGATTGCAACCATTCGTCACACGCAGACCCGATTCATTGAAGAGTCTCCGCAAAAAGCGGGATTTGCGGGTTGTAACTAAGTGGAATGAGTTCATGGACTTTCGTGCGGATTTTC includes:
- a CDS encoding PRC-barrel domain-containing protein, whose translation is MSRLLFAAALVAVGLFSLATTARAANDAAASPTAQPATHAVANPSSTAAEHTAVAMRPWRASETIGLKVEDPQGRSLGKIEDIVFNPTNGHIRYAVLSFGGVAGMGDKYFAIPWTHLRSEEMATKGGNQKFALVLDVSETKLKNAPGFDSKNWPDFGNSAYGTSVRQFYGENTNTSSAHRTSPTTNTK